A single window of Maylandia zebra isolate NMK-2024a linkage group LG2, Mzebra_GT3a, whole genome shotgun sequence DNA harbors:
- the cdhr2 gene encoding cadherin-related family member 2 isoform X1: MLAAYKNQDKSCVLPASSSMERIAGSILLLCLISLTNANRGPEFTELVYEVCEDTPVDQPGFTITASDPDGDILTYTLIGPNAQNFRVEESTGVVSVARPLDREISLGYLTLEAGVSDGPNYRTGDLTIILLDANDNAPIFQRPSYDTSVPENTPVGTTLFKASATDADTGTAGIVTYAIDEVIPNDGFSLFSIVRESGDVKLIKPLNYTSLSTYYRLKINASDGGGKCHKSDTEYLSNTVYSFVTVEDIPDLDPQFIGVPYVGSVREHSPVDTSVLKVTAVDPDIGVSDAISYSIEESSEAGLFKISTSDGVISVLSEIDREVIGDTVTLTVKATESKENIHGVRASITTTVQINILDDNDNKPEFYKCGDSGDDCVTATEFTGEILEHSLGFINIGMTVKDPDKISNTQLILDGEDKAVFSVEPQFTTVDSIVQIMIRQPENLDFEKKRQMTLQVTAVDQYKPAFSSTAQVTINIKDANDNSPTFKQDTYRLNVSEHSPIGTELAIITADDPDTMDKGNLTYKLFPDSILPYFDVESRTGKVYVKSQELLDRELRSLYTATLQARDTDGKPGSTVLEITLTDINDKPPVMNRDSYVAFVREGQELEVKIEATDGDEPNTPNSQIVYGIVSSTYSKNFTIDPETGVLTNHVELDREALDPMLEGEIKLVVTATDQGEPPLSTNVTVTINVQDINDNTPTIFAPSYKFSVKEGEKGAFVGSVEAEDLDQTAEFNRISFSIVDGSFGNFIIRTFAATRGFMGNITVDPDIELDYEKGPKKFNMRVEAADLESNKATVMVDVDVLDVNDERPEFTPIASMTVKENTTVVEAVGSFKAEDKDGSHSLVFELESVKCRCNNSLDFCDLFVLDPNGEVRVNPKFTVDYEKCDQAIVEAQVVDINTEKGYNNSATTGLMVINIEDINDNAPEFIFSDSQVFVVVSESASKGTSVAGVTATDRDSGINSQIEFKVTDVKFQNTNNEISDKGALFEAVTTQQNDRYVGIIQSTQTLDLTLKGKYLVTVSATDPGGLSSSTVLDIFTVDESYKVELRFANNQIEVEKKLSEIKRALMTATKAAVEIVALRPYNSETSRATEKTIVVAYFVYANGTALTSVQVEIMLSDAEHFPKLIELGLDNIGTAPEEEKTVDTVKYVLLGIVAGLVIVLLVLTTSLLCTRRNYRRKLKAAKAAESASSMNYDNQKNGLMLPGTNKYTMEGANPVLNLNIDTTIELEESSSDDDKHSHLSFNSDDSDLESARHPKEDPPGYTEPLHEALTLADQNQSTDNPLMGYSNPVFDTTDL; this comes from the exons ATGTTGGCTG CCTACAAAAATCAGGACAAGAGCTGCGTACTACCAGCGTCATCCA GCATGGAGCGGATTGCAGGAAGCATACTGTTATTATGCCTGATCAGCCTAACTAATG CAAATAGAGGTCCTGAATTCACCGAACTTGTTTATGAAGTGTGTGAAGACACCCCTGTTG ATCAACCGGGATTTACTATAACTGCATCAGATCCAGATGGTGACATACTGACTTACACACTCATTGGGCCCAATGCTCAAAACTTCAGAGTTGAAGAATCTACAGGGGTTGTATCTGTTGCAAGGCCTCTTGATAGAGAG ATTTCTCTAGGGTATTTGACACTTGAAGCTGGTGTTTCCGATGGCCCTAATTAT AGAACCGGAGACTTAACCATAATATTACTTGATGCCAATGACAACGCACCCATCTTTCAGAGGCCTTCTTATGACACAAGTGTTCCAGAA AATACTCCTGTAGGCACAACTTTGTTTAAAGCATCAGCCACTGATGCTGATACAGGAACTGCTGGCATTGTTACATACGCCATTGATGAA GTAATCCCAAATGATGGGTTTAGTCTGTTCAGCATTGTAAGAGAAAGTGGTGATGTCAAACTGATCAAGCCCCTGAATTATACCTCACTGAGTACTTACTATCGGCTGAAGATCAATGCCAGT GATGGTGGAGGCAAGTGTCATAAATCTGATACAGAATACTTGTCGAACACTGTTTATTCCTTCGTTACTGTTGAGGATATCCCAGATCTTGACCCTCAGTTCATCGGCGTTCCCTATGTTGGAAGTGTTAGAGAGCATTCACCTGTG GACACATCTGTGCTTAAAGTGACTGCTGTGGACCCAGACATAGGAGTCAGTGATGCAATCAGCTATAGCATTGAAG AGTCATCAGAAGCTGGCCTGTTTAAAATCTCAACCAGTGATGGTGTCATATCTGTACTGTCAGAAATTGACAGAGAAGTTATTGGTGACACTGTAACTCTGACTGTGAag GCCACTGAGTCTAAAGAAAACATCCACGGGGTTCGTGCCAGCATCACAACAACTGTGCAGATCAACATCCttgatgacaatgacaataagcCAGAGTTTTACAAGTGTGGAGACTCAGGGGACGACTGTGTAACAGCAACTGAATTCACTGGTGAGATCTTGGAGCACTCACTGGGATTTATTAACATCGGCATGACTGTCAAAGATCCCGACAAG ATTTCCAACACTCAGCTAATCTTGGATGGAGAGGACAAAGCCGTGTTTTCTGTGGAACCTCAATTTACCACTGTAGACAGCATCGTTCAGATCATGATCAGGCAGCCCGAAAATCTGGATTTTGAAAAAAAACGGCAAATGACTTTGCag GTGACTGCTGTAGATCAATATAAACCCGCCTTCAGCTCCACTGCTCAAGTCACTATAAACATCAAGGATGCCAATGACAACAGTCCAACCTTCAAACAGGACACATACAGGTTAAATGTGTCAGAGCATTCACCCATTGGGACAGAATTGGCCATAATCACC gCAGATGATCCAGACACAATGGATAAAGGCAACCTGACATACAAACTTTTTCCCGACAGCAT ATTACCTTACTTTGACGTGGAGTCACGCACAGGCAAAGTTTATGTGAAAAGCCAAGAGCTCCTGGATCGTGAGCTCAGATCTCTGTATACAGCGACCCTACAGGCCAGAGACACAGATGGCAAGCCTGGCTCTACAGTACTGGAGATCACACTGACTGACATTAATGACAAGCCTCCAGTCATGAACAGAGATTCTTATGTGGCTTTTGTTAGAGAGGGCCAAGAGCTTGAAGTCAAAATAGAG GCTACTGATGGAGATGAGCCCAATACTCCAAACAGCCAAATTGTGTATGGTATCGTGTCAAGCACATACAGTAAGAACTTCACTATAGACCCTGAAACCGGTGTTTTGACAAACCATGTTGAACTGGATCGTGAGGCCCTGGATCCAATGCTGGAAGGGGAGATTAAACTTGTAGTGACTGCTACAGACCAGGGTGAACCCCCGCTATCCACCAATGTCACAGTTACCATCAATGTACAG GACATCAATGATAACACGCCAACAATTTTTGCCCCATCTTACAAATTCTCTGttaaagaaggagaaaaag GTGCATTTGTTGGCTCTGTTGAAGCTGAGGATTTGGACCAAACAGCAGAGTTTAATCGCATCTCTTTCAGCATTGTCGATGGGAGCTTTGGGAACTTCATCATTCGAACCTTCGCTGCCACAAGAGGTTTCATGGGAAACATCACTGTGGACCCAGACATTGAGCTGGACTATGAGAAAGGCCCCAAAAAGTTTAATATGAGGGTAGAGGCAGCAGATCTGGAGTCAAATAAAGCTACAGTGATGGTGGACGTAGATGTACTTGATGTAAATGATGAGCGACCTGAGTTCACGCCAATAGCATCTATGACAGTGAAGGAGAACACCACAGTAGTGGAAGCTGTTGGGAGTTTTAAAGCGGAAGATAAAGACGGGAGTCATTCTCTGGTCTTTGAGCTGGAATCCGTCAAATGCAGATGCAATAACAGCCTGGATTTCTGCGACTTGTTTGTCCTGGATCCAAACGGAGAGGTCAGGGTCAACCCTAAGTTCACGGTGGATTATGAAAAATGCGACCAGGCGATTGTAGAGGCTCAGGTGGTGGACATTAACACAGAGAAGGGATATAACAACAGCGCCACGACAG GCCTAATGGTGATCAACATTGAAGACATCAATGACAATGCCCCAGAATTCATTTTCTCAGACAGTCAGGTGTTTG TTGTGGTGTCAGAAAGTGCAAGCAAAGGGACATCAGTTGCAGGGGTCACT GCTACAGATCGTGACAGTGGCATAAACAGTCAGATCGAGTTTAAAGTGACAGATGTGAAATTCCAAAACACCAACAATGAAATAAGTGACAAGGGGGCACTGTTTGAGGCTGTCACCACACAGCAAAATGACCGCTATGTTGGGATTATTCA ATCTACACAGACACTTGATTTGACACTGAAGGGGAAGTATTTGGTAACAGTCTCTGCGACTGATCCCGGCGGCCTGTCCTCTAGCACCGTGCTGGAT ATTTTCACAGTCGATGAATCCTACAAAGTCGAACTCAGGTTTGCAAATAATCAGATTGAGGTTGAAAAAAAGCTCAGTGAGATCAAGAG AGCACTTATGACTGCCACTAAGGCTGCTGTTGAAATTGTTGCTCTTAGGCCTTACAACAGTGAGACATCCAG GGCTACAGAGAAAACTATTGTGGTAGCTTATTTTGTCTATGCCAATGGAACGGCCCTTACCTCTGTTCAAGTGGAAATAATGCTCTCTGATGCGGAACACTTTCCTAAGCTGATAGAGCTTGGGCTAGATAACATT GGGACTGCTCCCGAGGAAGAAAAAACGGTGGACACAGTAAAATATGTCCTGCTGGGGATTGTGGCAGGCCTTGTCATTGTACTTCTTGTCCTCACCACTTCACTCCTCTGCACTCGCAGAAA CTACAGAAGGAAGCTTAAGGCTGCTAAAGCTGCAGAATCTGCATCCAgtatgaattatgacaaccagAAAAATGGTCTTATGCTACCTGGAACCAACAAGTACACTATGGAAGG TGCTAATCCTGTGCTCAACCTGAACATCGACACAACCATCGAGTTAGAAGAGAGCAGCTCTGATGATGACAAACAcag CCATCTAAGCTTCAACTCCGACGACTCTGACTTGGAAAGTGCTCGACATCCGAAAGAGGATCCACCAGGGTACACTGAGCCTTTGCATGAAGCACTGACCCTGGCTGACCAAAACCAAAGCACTGACAACCCCCTCATGGGGTACAGCAACCCTGTATTTGACACCACAGATTTGTAA
- the cdhr2 gene encoding cadherin-related family member 2 isoform X2 yields the protein MERIAGSILLLCLISLTNANRGPEFTELVYEVCEDTPVDQPGFTITASDPDGDILTYTLIGPNAQNFRVEESTGVVSVARPLDREISLGYLTLEAGVSDGPNYRTGDLTIILLDANDNAPIFQRPSYDTSVPENTPVGTTLFKASATDADTGTAGIVTYAIDEVIPNDGFSLFSIVRESGDVKLIKPLNYTSLSTYYRLKINASDGGGKCHKSDTEYLSNTVYSFVTVEDIPDLDPQFIGVPYVGSVREHSPVDTSVLKVTAVDPDIGVSDAISYSIEESSEAGLFKISTSDGVISVLSEIDREVIGDTVTLTVKATESKENIHGVRASITTTVQINILDDNDNKPEFYKCGDSGDDCVTATEFTGEILEHSLGFINIGMTVKDPDKISNTQLILDGEDKAVFSVEPQFTTVDSIVQIMIRQPENLDFEKKRQMTLQVTAVDQYKPAFSSTAQVTINIKDANDNSPTFKQDTYRLNVSEHSPIGTELAIITADDPDTMDKGNLTYKLFPDSILPYFDVESRTGKVYVKSQELLDRELRSLYTATLQARDTDGKPGSTVLEITLTDINDKPPVMNRDSYVAFVREGQELEVKIEATDGDEPNTPNSQIVYGIVSSTYSKNFTIDPETGVLTNHVELDREALDPMLEGEIKLVVTATDQGEPPLSTNVTVTINVQDINDNTPTIFAPSYKFSVKEGEKGAFVGSVEAEDLDQTAEFNRISFSIVDGSFGNFIIRTFAATRGFMGNITVDPDIELDYEKGPKKFNMRVEAADLESNKATVMVDVDVLDVNDERPEFTPIASMTVKENTTVVEAVGSFKAEDKDGSHSLVFELESVKCRCNNSLDFCDLFVLDPNGEVRVNPKFTVDYEKCDQAIVEAQVVDINTEKGYNNSATTGLMVINIEDINDNAPEFIFSDSQVFVVVSESASKGTSVAGVTATDRDSGINSQIEFKVTDVKFQNTNNEISDKGALFEAVTTQQNDRYVGIIQSTQTLDLTLKGKYLVTVSATDPGGLSSSTVLDIFTVDESYKVELRFANNQIEVEKKLSEIKRALMTATKAAVEIVALRPYNSETSRATEKTIVVAYFVYANGTALTSVQVEIMLSDAEHFPKLIELGLDNIGTAPEEEKTVDTVKYVLLGIVAGLVIVLLVLTTSLLCTRRNYRRKLKAAKAAESASSMNYDNQKNGLMLPGTNKYTMEGANPVLNLNIDTTIELEESSSDDDKHSHLSFNSDDSDLESARHPKEDPPGYTEPLHEALTLADQNQSTDNPLMGYSNPVFDTTDL from the exons ATGGAGCGGATTGCAGGAAGCATACTGTTATTATGCCTGATCAGCCTAACTAATG CAAATAGAGGTCCTGAATTCACCGAACTTGTTTATGAAGTGTGTGAAGACACCCCTGTTG ATCAACCGGGATTTACTATAACTGCATCAGATCCAGATGGTGACATACTGACTTACACACTCATTGGGCCCAATGCTCAAAACTTCAGAGTTGAAGAATCTACAGGGGTTGTATCTGTTGCAAGGCCTCTTGATAGAGAG ATTTCTCTAGGGTATTTGACACTTGAAGCTGGTGTTTCCGATGGCCCTAATTAT AGAACCGGAGACTTAACCATAATATTACTTGATGCCAATGACAACGCACCCATCTTTCAGAGGCCTTCTTATGACACAAGTGTTCCAGAA AATACTCCTGTAGGCACAACTTTGTTTAAAGCATCAGCCACTGATGCTGATACAGGAACTGCTGGCATTGTTACATACGCCATTGATGAA GTAATCCCAAATGATGGGTTTAGTCTGTTCAGCATTGTAAGAGAAAGTGGTGATGTCAAACTGATCAAGCCCCTGAATTATACCTCACTGAGTACTTACTATCGGCTGAAGATCAATGCCAGT GATGGTGGAGGCAAGTGTCATAAATCTGATACAGAATACTTGTCGAACACTGTTTATTCCTTCGTTACTGTTGAGGATATCCCAGATCTTGACCCTCAGTTCATCGGCGTTCCCTATGTTGGAAGTGTTAGAGAGCATTCACCTGTG GACACATCTGTGCTTAAAGTGACTGCTGTGGACCCAGACATAGGAGTCAGTGATGCAATCAGCTATAGCATTGAAG AGTCATCAGAAGCTGGCCTGTTTAAAATCTCAACCAGTGATGGTGTCATATCTGTACTGTCAGAAATTGACAGAGAAGTTATTGGTGACACTGTAACTCTGACTGTGAag GCCACTGAGTCTAAAGAAAACATCCACGGGGTTCGTGCCAGCATCACAACAACTGTGCAGATCAACATCCttgatgacaatgacaataagcCAGAGTTTTACAAGTGTGGAGACTCAGGGGACGACTGTGTAACAGCAACTGAATTCACTGGTGAGATCTTGGAGCACTCACTGGGATTTATTAACATCGGCATGACTGTCAAAGATCCCGACAAG ATTTCCAACACTCAGCTAATCTTGGATGGAGAGGACAAAGCCGTGTTTTCTGTGGAACCTCAATTTACCACTGTAGACAGCATCGTTCAGATCATGATCAGGCAGCCCGAAAATCTGGATTTTGAAAAAAAACGGCAAATGACTTTGCag GTGACTGCTGTAGATCAATATAAACCCGCCTTCAGCTCCACTGCTCAAGTCACTATAAACATCAAGGATGCCAATGACAACAGTCCAACCTTCAAACAGGACACATACAGGTTAAATGTGTCAGAGCATTCACCCATTGGGACAGAATTGGCCATAATCACC gCAGATGATCCAGACACAATGGATAAAGGCAACCTGACATACAAACTTTTTCCCGACAGCAT ATTACCTTACTTTGACGTGGAGTCACGCACAGGCAAAGTTTATGTGAAAAGCCAAGAGCTCCTGGATCGTGAGCTCAGATCTCTGTATACAGCGACCCTACAGGCCAGAGACACAGATGGCAAGCCTGGCTCTACAGTACTGGAGATCACACTGACTGACATTAATGACAAGCCTCCAGTCATGAACAGAGATTCTTATGTGGCTTTTGTTAGAGAGGGCCAAGAGCTTGAAGTCAAAATAGAG GCTACTGATGGAGATGAGCCCAATACTCCAAACAGCCAAATTGTGTATGGTATCGTGTCAAGCACATACAGTAAGAACTTCACTATAGACCCTGAAACCGGTGTTTTGACAAACCATGTTGAACTGGATCGTGAGGCCCTGGATCCAATGCTGGAAGGGGAGATTAAACTTGTAGTGACTGCTACAGACCAGGGTGAACCCCCGCTATCCACCAATGTCACAGTTACCATCAATGTACAG GACATCAATGATAACACGCCAACAATTTTTGCCCCATCTTACAAATTCTCTGttaaagaaggagaaaaag GTGCATTTGTTGGCTCTGTTGAAGCTGAGGATTTGGACCAAACAGCAGAGTTTAATCGCATCTCTTTCAGCATTGTCGATGGGAGCTTTGGGAACTTCATCATTCGAACCTTCGCTGCCACAAGAGGTTTCATGGGAAACATCACTGTGGACCCAGACATTGAGCTGGACTATGAGAAAGGCCCCAAAAAGTTTAATATGAGGGTAGAGGCAGCAGATCTGGAGTCAAATAAAGCTACAGTGATGGTGGACGTAGATGTACTTGATGTAAATGATGAGCGACCTGAGTTCACGCCAATAGCATCTATGACAGTGAAGGAGAACACCACAGTAGTGGAAGCTGTTGGGAGTTTTAAAGCGGAAGATAAAGACGGGAGTCATTCTCTGGTCTTTGAGCTGGAATCCGTCAAATGCAGATGCAATAACAGCCTGGATTTCTGCGACTTGTTTGTCCTGGATCCAAACGGAGAGGTCAGGGTCAACCCTAAGTTCACGGTGGATTATGAAAAATGCGACCAGGCGATTGTAGAGGCTCAGGTGGTGGACATTAACACAGAGAAGGGATATAACAACAGCGCCACGACAG GCCTAATGGTGATCAACATTGAAGACATCAATGACAATGCCCCAGAATTCATTTTCTCAGACAGTCAGGTGTTTG TTGTGGTGTCAGAAAGTGCAAGCAAAGGGACATCAGTTGCAGGGGTCACT GCTACAGATCGTGACAGTGGCATAAACAGTCAGATCGAGTTTAAAGTGACAGATGTGAAATTCCAAAACACCAACAATGAAATAAGTGACAAGGGGGCACTGTTTGAGGCTGTCACCACACAGCAAAATGACCGCTATGTTGGGATTATTCA ATCTACACAGACACTTGATTTGACACTGAAGGGGAAGTATTTGGTAACAGTCTCTGCGACTGATCCCGGCGGCCTGTCCTCTAGCACCGTGCTGGAT ATTTTCACAGTCGATGAATCCTACAAAGTCGAACTCAGGTTTGCAAATAATCAGATTGAGGTTGAAAAAAAGCTCAGTGAGATCAAGAG AGCACTTATGACTGCCACTAAGGCTGCTGTTGAAATTGTTGCTCTTAGGCCTTACAACAGTGAGACATCCAG GGCTACAGAGAAAACTATTGTGGTAGCTTATTTTGTCTATGCCAATGGAACGGCCCTTACCTCTGTTCAAGTGGAAATAATGCTCTCTGATGCGGAACACTTTCCTAAGCTGATAGAGCTTGGGCTAGATAACATT GGGACTGCTCCCGAGGAAGAAAAAACGGTGGACACAGTAAAATATGTCCTGCTGGGGATTGTGGCAGGCCTTGTCATTGTACTTCTTGTCCTCACCACTTCACTCCTCTGCACTCGCAGAAA CTACAGAAGGAAGCTTAAGGCTGCTAAAGCTGCAGAATCTGCATCCAgtatgaattatgacaaccagAAAAATGGTCTTATGCTACCTGGAACCAACAAGTACACTATGGAAGG TGCTAATCCTGTGCTCAACCTGAACATCGACACAACCATCGAGTTAGAAGAGAGCAGCTCTGATGATGACAAACAcag CCATCTAAGCTTCAACTCCGACGACTCTGACTTGGAAAGTGCTCGACATCCGAAAGAGGATCCACCAGGGTACACTGAGCCTTTGCATGAAGCACTGACCCTGGCTGACCAAAACCAAAGCACTGACAACCCCCTCATGGGGTACAGCAACCCTGTATTTGACACCACAGATTTGTAA
- the gprin1 gene encoding G protein regulated inducer of neurite outgrowth 1, with the protein MGSLKDEMRGVTEDHQPCEKTDNGGRPGGSDSTAAPEEPQLYRSQESTTQGDYQPALQGNVSSVEEKEKNLISKDQVLSGGDYSNADLTDTERVKNCTQIDAMPATEEHNKTTTAATNNDAKVTIKFLSDGDGKPEIQEENFEDQNLNRGKDAGIEKISVAVPSTPDPYDPRSPAPFGQHHMRTQVSLEVVQCCSAATSPMTPPEGSHSFFFPSSFGKPQAVGTDTKDAELQVGQQVEFCSVATSPMTPKSPYSMAFPEVIGREPVQRDEKVKKNEEQRETGQQEKKVSADAVSETTETLKFTTSKEMTESSTNGVDAELIGAHVSVEGSNQQCKQQRMGSMDQDITILVTQYGNNEEEETDEAESFFYSVEPEMVKIDEDEVGESCSDIKRKEGKSFSESVHRSTNDPQTKVPSAAVSEHPKTCTGSEQSEVENKDAREEERVVSAKKSPIPESPAPFGCHNIRTQVSLEVVQCQSVATSPMTPPEGDQAFYFPTSFGKCGAVGTETKDAELQVGQQVEFRSVATAPMTPRTPTIMTFPQVMKEPSIEEKIVEEEEEKKEEATEEKEEKKEEAKKEKEEKKEEATEEKEEKKEEATEEKEVKKEEAMEEKEVKKEEVMEEKEEKVTQERKVEGVEENTKEEINCKEKDEEKCEEPVQEVSWDEKGMTWEVYGAVVEVAVLGSAIQKHLEKQVKKQKRQSSMPPPPPLNPTATPLTPEIAQGGSGKGRAGRRGEHDGKAGRRRRNPFRLLMENMQQPHCCSRAHTTE; encoded by the coding sequence ATGGGAAGCCTTAAGGATGAGATGAGAGGTGTCACGGAGGACCACCAGCCTTGCGAGAAGACGGATAATGGGGGGCGTCCGGGAGGCTCAGATAGCACTGCTGCGCCTGAAGAACCTCAACTGTACAGGAGTCAAGAGTCAACCACTCAAGGGGACTATCAGCCGGCACTACAGGGGAATGTCagctctgttgaggagaaagagaaaaacctaATATCTAAAGATCAAGTGCTTTCAGGGGGGGATTATAGCAATGCTGACCTAACAGACACTGAACGAGTTAAAAACTGCACACAGATCGATGCCATGCCTGCAACAGAAGAGCACAATAAAACAACGACAGCAGCTACAAATAACGATGCAAAGGTGACGATCAAGTTTCTGAGTGATGGAGATGGAAAACCTGAAATTCAAGAGGAAAACTTTGAAGATCAAAATCTCAACAGAGGAAAAGATGCAGGAATTGAGAAAATCTCAGTTGCTGTCCCATCAACTCCAGACCCTTATGACCCACGCTCCCCGGCCCCTTTTGGGCAGCACCACATGCGCACACAGGTGAGCCTCGAGGTGGTCCAGTGCTGCTCGGCAGCAACCAGCCCCATGACTCCTCCAGAGGGCAGCCATTCTTTCTTCTTCCCAAGTTCTTTTGGGAAACCTCAAGCCGTGGGCACTGACACTAAAGATGCAGAGTTGCAGGTGGGTCAGCAAGTGGAGTTCTGCTCTGTCGCCACATCCCCCATGACCCCCAAATCCCCATATAGCATGGCTTTCCCAGAGGTTATCGGGAGAGAGCCAGTGCAAAGGGACGAGAAAGTGAAAAAGAATGAGGAGCAGAGGGAGACTGGTCAGCAGGAGAAAAAAGTTTCAGCAGATGCTGTGTCAGAAACAACTGAAACTTTAAAATTTACTACATCAAAGGAGATGACTGAGAGTTCCACCAATGGAGTGGATGCTGAGTTAATAGGCGCACATGTAAGTGTGGAGGGTAGCAATCAGCAGTGTAAGCAGCAGAGGATGGGAAGTATGGATCAAGACATTACAATCTTGGTGACCCAGTATGGCAACAATGAGGAGGAAGAAACGGACGAGGCTGAGTCGTTTTTTTATTCTGTTGAACCGGAGATGGTCAAAATAGATGAAGATGAGGTTGGAGAAAGCTGCAGTGATATaaagaggaaggaaggaaagtcCTTCAGTGAAAGTGTTCACAGGAGCACAAACGATCCACAAACTAAAGTaccttctgctgctgtcagcGAACATCCGAAAACATGCACAGGATCCGAGCAGTCAGAGGTCGAAAACAAAGATGCACGTGAAGAAGAGAGAGTTGTTTCTGCAAAAAAATCCCCCATCCCTGAATCACCGGCTCCCTTTGGCTGCCATAACATCCGCACACAGGTGAGCCTGGAGGTAGTACAGTGTCAGTCTGTGGCCACCAGCCCCATGACCCCACCTGAGGGGGACCAGGCCTTCTATTTCCCCACCTCTTTTGGAAAATGTGGGGCTGTGGGCACAGAGACTAAAGATGCTGAGTTGCAGGTGGGTCAGCAGGTGGAATTTCGCTCTGTCGCTACCGCACCCATGACCCCAAGAACTCCCACGATTATGACTTTCCCTCAGGTCATGAAGGAGCCTAGCATAGAGGAGAAGAtagtggaggaggaagaggaaaagaaagaagaggcaacagaggagaaagaggaaaagaaagaggaggcaaagaaggagaaagaggaaaagaaagaggaggcgacggaagagaaagaggaaaagaaagaggaggcGACAGAGGAGAAAGAGGTAAAGAAAGAGGAGGCAATGGAGGAGAAAGAGGTAAAGAAAGAGGAGGTGAtggaggagaaagaggagaaagTAACCCAAGAGAGAAAGGTGGAGGGAGTTGAAGAGAACACAAAGGAGGAAATCAACTGTAAGGAGAAAGATGAGGAGAAATGCGAGGAGCCagtgcaggaggtgagctgggaTGAGAAGGGGATGACGTGGGAGGTGTACGGAGCTGTGGTGGAAGTAGCCGTGCTGGGCTCTGCCATCCAGAAACACCTGGAGAAGCAGGTGAAGAAGCAGAAGAGGCAATCCTCCATGCCACCGCCTCCTCCGCTCAACCCCACAGCTACACCCCTGACCCCCGAGATAGCCCAGGGGGGTTCAGGTAAGGGTCGTGCAGGGAGAAGAGGGGAGCATGATGGGAAAGCGGGCCGACGCAGAAGAAACCCCTTCCGCCTGCTGATGGAGAACATGCAGCAGCCACACTGTTGCTCCAGAGCTCATACCACTGAGTGA
- the adirf gene encoding adipogenesis regulatory factor isoform X2, whose amino-acid sequence MASFKKSFEGLKSTSHSAAKGVTDTAVQAAEEAVQQVADSSKETVNKAAEETSRQTQAAIGKAAGKATDTIKEFGQKMESK is encoded by the exons ATGGCATCATTCAAGAAGTCCTTTGAGGGCCTGAAAAGCACGAGCCACTCAGCCGCTAAAGGAGTCACAGACACTGCAG TGCAGGCAGCTGAGGAAGCCGTGCAGCAGGTGGCAGACTCCTCCAAAGAAACAGTCAACAAAG CTGCTGAAGAAACCAGCAGGCAGACTCAAGCAGCCATAGGAAAAGCTGCGGGCAAGGCCACGGACACCATCAAGGAGTTTGGGCAGAAAATGGAATCTAAATGA
- the adirf gene encoding adipogenesis regulatory factor isoform X1, giving the protein MASFKKSFEGLKSTSHSAAKGVTDTAGTDRWLQVQAAEEAVQQVADSSKETVNKAAEETSRQTQAAIGKAAGKATDTIKEFGQKMESK; this is encoded by the exons ATGGCATCATTCAAGAAGTCCTTTGAGGGCCTGAAAAGCACGAGCCACTCAGCCGCTAAAGGAGTCACAGACACTGCAGGTACAGACCGGTGGCTACAAG TGCAGGCAGCTGAGGAAGCCGTGCAGCAGGTGGCAGACTCCTCCAAAGAAACAGTCAACAAAG CTGCTGAAGAAACCAGCAGGCAGACTCAAGCAGCCATAGGAAAAGCTGCGGGCAAGGCCACGGACACCATCAAGGAGTTTGGGCAGAAAATGGAATCTAAATGA